The following are encoded in a window of Lactiplantibacillus brownii genomic DNA:
- a CDS encoding DUF536 domain-containing protein, with the protein MDQQQRLQLATLAENRQLKGPIQRISSLLESSSSTQKRQAAKKMTTCQIEEIPRVLKSS; encoded by the coding sequence TTGGATCAGCAACAACGGCTACAATTAGCAACGCTTGCCGAAAATCGACAATTAAAGGGCCCTATTCAAAGAATAAGTAGTTTGCTTGAATCTTCTAGTTCAACTCAAAAACGACAAGCAGCTAAGAAAATGACAACTTGTCAAATAGAGGAAATCCCCCGTGTTTTAAAATCAAGTTAG